TCACGGCGTGGTCTGGGTCGAGGATGGTTGCCGCAAGCGCATTCACCATCTGGGGTGTTACGGCGTTATAGGCTTTGACCAGCTCGGCAGGGGATTCCAGGCCATTATAGGCGAGGGCGCTGGCCCAGCTCTGGGTCAGATCGGTTACGCTGTTGGCGTTGTATTCGAGCGCGGCGATTTCCTTGCGCTTGGCGGCCTCGACGAGTTCGGCAGGCACACCCTTGCTGCGCAGGGTTGAGAGGATCGCGCGTATCTCGCCCAGAAGGGCCTCGGGGTTCTGGCCCTTGGGGAAGGCAGCAAGCGCATTGCCAACCCCTGCCTGCTTGCGGGCATTATAGGAGAATTCGGTCGCCAGCGCCTTGCCCTGCGGCACAAGCGCAAATAGCGCGCCGCGCTGGCTGCCAAGCACATCGGCCAGGATCTGGGCCGTCGCCGCATCGGGGCTGCCGGCACCGGGCATACGAAAGCCGATGCTCAATATGCCCGTGGCATAATCGCTATCGAGCGTGATGGTGCGGGGCTTGACCGGGGCCGGGGTGATGACCGGACGTGCAGGCAACTTGCCCGCCGGAATGGCACCGAACTGTGCTTTTACCTTCTCGAGCGTGGTTTTTGGATCGACATCCCCCACGATCAGCAGGATCGCGTTATTGGGCTGGTACCAGCTGTCATAGAAGCCGTGCAGCAGTTTGGCGTCGGTCTTGTCGAAAGACTCGCGTGTGCCAAGGGCGTCATGCTCGTAGGGCGTGCCAGCAAACAGGGCGAGGTTTTGCTGGATGGTAAAGCGCTCGAAGGGCATCGATACATCACGCGCGACTTCCTGCTCGATGGCACCGCGCTCATGCGACCAGTCAGCGTCGCTCAGCAGGACGTTGCGCATACGATCGGCTTCGATCTTGAGCAGCACATCCAGATAATGAGACGGGGCCTGGAAGTAATACTGGGTTGTATCCTCAGTGGTGAAGGCGTTGCTCACATTCCCGATACGGGCGCTGACCGTTGAAAGCTGGTCACGACTCAGCCCTTTTGACCCGTTGAACATCATGTGCTCAAGCGCATGAGCGGTACCGGGGAAGCCTGCCGGGGCAGAAGCGGAGCCCGCGAGATAGATCACCTGTGTCTGAACGACAGGGGCCAGACGGTCGGGCACGATGACAACCCGCAGCCCGTTGGAGAGGGTCTCGCGCACTGCGCTGTCCATTGCCGTCGCGCCATGCGGAGATGTTGTCCCCCCGCTGCGGCTCGCAGAAGGGCTGCTCGTGGAGGTGCCGGTAGCAGCGCCCTGCTGGACTGTTGCTTCGGCAGCCATCGAGGGCGCTGAAACCGCGACAGACAGCGTCGGGGCAACAAGCAGGCTGGACGCCAGTAGCGCCTTACGCAGTGGGGGCAGCACGGACATTCATAACTCCCTTGGGGTCTCGTTCAGTCAGGCGGATCGACATGGAATGATACTATGTAACGGACGCAGCGTAACAGCTTGGCATGATCTGTCCATGCCGCGTGCCTTATGGCGCCGCCCACTGATGGGCGTCTGGCGGGCTGCCCGGTCAGCGCGGCGGTTCCAGTGGCCAGTCCTGCCGAGCCAGCGCATGCGGCGTTATGATGTAGAGCAGGGCCACGACAACGATGGCGCCCAGGGGCAGCAACCCACGCCACCAGAAAGCACTCTCGATCATTAGAGCTGTGCAGGCCTGAAGCACGATGACAACGCCGCTGATCGTGAGAACCATATTGACGGCAGGCCGGTTAAGGCGGGCGGAGAGCAGGCCAAGACATGGCACGCATACGGTCCCAACCAGAAGAATACCCGCGGCAAGTCCCCATGTCAGGCAATGGAAGACGGGAAGGTTTTTGCCATACCAGCTCACCAGCCCGAGCCACAGGCCGGACACGCCTCCGGCAAAGACGGCCGTCATGAGGTGGAGCTGAAGCAGCTTGCGGGTAAAGGCTGCCTTGTCGCCAAAGGGGCAAAGCGCAACGAGAAAGGGCCAGTCCGTGCGCTTCTGGAATTTCTGGCACACACCAATGGCCACAAGGAGCGTGGCCTGTCGGGCATAGCCGGGCAGGCTGTGGCGGAACGCATCAATTGTCGGAAGATGACCGTCCATGACCAAAAGCATAATGGCGCTCAGCGCAGCGAAAATCAGGGTGCCGCCAATCTGGACAAGGGCGACGATCACAGGTCGTGTTGTCAGGAACTGATCCTGCAGCGGGATATGTGGCAGAAAGCCTGGCCGCCACATGAGGCAGG
The sequence above is drawn from the Asaia bogorensis NBRC 16594 genome and encodes:
- a CDS encoding M16 family metallopeptidase; this encodes MSVLPPLRKALLASSLLVAPTLSVAVSAPSMAAEATVQQGAATGTSTSSPSASRSGGTTSPHGATAMDSAVRETLSNGLRVVIVPDRLAPVVQTQVIYLAGSASAPAGFPGTAHALEHMMFNGSKGLSRDQLSTVSARIGNVSNAFTTEDTTQYYFQAPSHYLDVLLKIEADRMRNVLLSDADWSHERGAIEQEVARDVSMPFERFTIQQNLALFAGTPYEHDALGTRESFDKTDAKLLHGFYDSWYQPNNAILLIVGDVDPKTTLEKVKAQFGAIPAGKLPARPVITPAPVKPRTITLDSDYATGILSIGFRMPGAGSPDAATAQILADVLGSQRGALFALVPQGKALATEFSYNARKQAGVGNALAAFPKGQNPEALLGEIRAILSTLRSKGVPAELVEAAKRKEIAALEYNANSVTDLTQSWASALAYNGLESPAELVKAYNAVTPQMVNALAATILDPDHAVTGILTPSGGKSPNISSNKGPESLLPPPGKNIALPDWAATALADLPAPKPLAQPTRYTLSNGITLLVQPEHVSHTIVLYGSIRHNNDLQQPKGKDGVAGLTGDLFLYGSKTHDRLAMAAALDDLASDADGGTSFSLSTLTPNFEKTLSLLAEMELHPAFPAQAFAILKQQAVASQAGVMQSPGYRFQRALTRALAPANDPSLRETTPQTLSSITLADVQNFYKAAYRPDLTSIFVIGDITPEKARDAVEKAFAGWKATGLKPAVDLPDRPLNKPSQAVIDDPGRVQDSVYLAQTVPGGIHNPDRYALEVGNEILGSGFSSRLMQDLRVRTGMVYTTGSDFGWSVNRGAFVITYGSDPDKTLRARDAALRNVRDMQTHPVTDDELLNAKASILRAIPMERASFGGIAGQYLSLIGLDLSLDEPDKRAQAVYDMKPAQVQDAFHRWARPQDMVQMIRGPAPIKSTGK